The segment GCCTGTCCATTCAAATATATAACCTACAATTATTCCAAATCCAAAAGTGTATAGAAAATAGTTCAGGTTGTAGAAGGAGAAAAATCCTTGATTATTGTATAGAGCCCATGGAACATGCCATAAACCAAAGAGAATGCTCTGAATGAGAATGGCGTAAAAGTTAGGAACAATCTTTTTAAGTCTTGTCTGAAGGATTCCCCTAAACAAGCCTTCTTCACAAACCATGTTTAAAGTTAGCATTGAAAGTTCAAGGATGTAGTTTCTATCATAGTATGGAAATGAAAATGAGAGGGAAAATTCTGGAATACTGAATTTGAATAAGTAAAAAAGATATGGTTTTAAGAAGTAGAAGAGGAAAATGTAAACAAATAAGAGTATCAGTCCGTAGTAGAGGTATTTTAAAAAATTCTTTTTTGTAAAACCGATCTCTTCCCATTTTAGGTTAAGAATACTTACTGCAAGAACTACAAGTAGAGAGCCAACGAGTTTTGAGAATATTAGACTACCCGGTTTGTCTGGAGAGTTGTAGTAAAAGAAATCAAGCCACCTTGCAGCAAAGGCAATAAAGACAAAAACAATTGCAACAGATACCTCTTTTAGAGCTTTCTTTGCAGGGTATCCCACGACTTATAAACGAGATACAGAGAAAATATAATAGATGCCAACGAGAATAGGATAAAAAAGAGAGGCGAAGAGTTTAGTTTTTCATCTAAAATATATCCAAGATACATCCCTAAGGGTATAATGGTGAGAAATATTAGAGAGATTCCAATAACT is part of the Caldisericia bacterium genome and harbors:
- a CDS encoding CPBP family intramembrane metalloprotease: MGYPAKKALKEVSVAIVFVFIAFAARWLDFFYYNSPDKPGSLIFSKLVGSLLVVLAVSILNLKWEEIGFTKKNFLKYLYYGLILLFVYIFLFYFLKPYLFYLFKFSIPEFSLSFSFPYYDRNYILELSMLTLNMVCEEGLFRGILQTRLKKIVPNFYAILIQSILFGLWHVPWALYNNQGFFSFYNLNYFLYTFGFGIIVGYIFEWTG
- a CDS encoding AtpZ/AtpI family protein — protein: MGRRTNLSIVIGISLIFLTIIPLGMYLGYILDEKLNSSPLFFILFSLASIIFSLYLVYKSWDTLQRKL